A part of Citrifermentans bremense genomic DNA contains:
- the mraY gene encoding phospho-N-acetylmuramoyl-pentapeptide-transferase produces MLYHLLYPLASDYKLFNVFKYLTFRTIYAMITALLLAFIVGPWVVRKLEALQARQVIRTDGPESHLKKQGTPTMGGVLILVCIVLPTLLWADLKNVFIWITLLILVGYGVLGFVDDYKKVVEKNPKGLSPRQKMFWQVLLAAGVGIFLFYLPGFSTELYLPFFKRVHPELGILFIPFVTLVIVGASNAVNLTDGLDGLAIGPVAINAATYLLFCYIAGNARLSGYLQIPYVPGAGELAVLCGAMVGAGLGFLWYNSYPAEVFMGDVGSLSLGGALGTLAVLTKQEILLVIVGGVFVVEALSVIFQVGSYKYRGKRIFRMAPIHHHFELKGVAEPKIIVRFWIITIILALVAISTLKMR; encoded by the coding sequence GCACCATTTACGCCATGATCACGGCCCTGCTTCTGGCCTTCATCGTGGGGCCCTGGGTGGTGAGGAAGCTGGAGGCGCTGCAGGCGCGCCAGGTGATACGGACCGACGGTCCCGAATCGCACCTGAAAAAACAGGGGACCCCGACCATGGGAGGGGTGCTGATCCTTGTATGCATCGTGCTACCCACCCTTTTGTGGGCCGATTTGAAGAACGTCTTCATCTGGATCACCCTGCTCATCCTGGTCGGGTATGGTGTGCTCGGCTTCGTGGACGACTACAAGAAGGTGGTGGAGAAAAACCCCAAGGGGCTTTCGCCGCGCCAGAAGATGTTCTGGCAGGTGCTCCTCGCCGCCGGGGTCGGGATCTTCCTTTTCTACCTCCCGGGCTTTTCCACAGAACTTTACCTGCCGTTCTTCAAGAGGGTGCACCCCGAGCTGGGCATCCTCTTCATTCCGTTTGTGACCCTGGTGATCGTGGGTGCCAGCAACGCGGTGAACCTAACCGACGGCCTCGACGGCCTCGCCATAGGCCCCGTGGCCATCAACGCCGCCACCTACCTGCTCTTCTGCTACATAGCGGGTAACGCGAGGCTCTCCGGTTACCTGCAGATCCCCTACGTCCCCGGCGCGGGGGAGCTCGCCGTTCTCTGCGGCGCGATGGTGGGGGCGGGGCTTGGCTTCCTCTGGTACAACTCCTATCCCGCCGAGGTCTTCATGGGCGACGTCGGCTCCCTGTCCCTCGGGGGCGCGCTCGGGACCCTGGCGGTATTGACCAAGCAGGAAATTCTCCTGGTGATAGTGGGCGGCGTCTTCGTGGTGGAGGCGCTTTCGGTCATTTTCCAGGTCGGCTCCTACAAGTACCGCGGCAAGAGGATCTTCCGCATGGCCCCGATCCACCATCATTTCGAGCTGAAAGGGGTGGCGGAGCCGAAGATCATTGTGCGCTTCTGGATCATCACCATCATCCTGGCGTTGGTGGCGATCTCCACCCTGAAGATGCGCTAG
- the murD gene encoding UDP-N-acetylmuramoyl-L-alanine--D-glutamate ligase: MELKDKKILVVGLAKTGVAVARFLAQAGALVTVTDMREEEALSDVLAELSGLDITYELGRHVPYSFLMADLIVVSPGVPMDIKPLEMARSQKRRVVSEVELASWFIKAPMVAITGTNGKTTTTTLTGEVFKACGFETFVGGNIGNPLIELAESGQQVERVVVELSSFQLEGVESFRPEVAVLLNITEDHLDRYHSFQEYIDAKLRIFENQTSDDFAVLNIDDPLVAACASKLKAQFFPMSREHELEEGISYRDGFITFSHKGKVLRFGTEGFKLKGVHNLDNIMASLAATLLMRCDGDCAYQAVKNFKGLPHRMELVEEIDGVAYYEDSKGTNVGSVVKSLESFESGITLIAGGKDKGGSYEPLAPLVESRVSHLVLIGEAKARMNEALGALTDTHLAQTLEEAVEIARRLTKPGGVVLFSPACSSFDMFKNYEERAERFKAAVRAGKKGEA, from the coding sequence ATGGAATTAAAGGACAAGAAAATACTGGTGGTGGGACTGGCGAAGACCGGCGTGGCGGTGGCCCGCTTCCTGGCCCAGGCCGGAGCCCTGGTCACCGTTACCGACATGCGCGAGGAGGAGGCGCTCTCCGACGTCCTGGCCGAGCTCTCCGGCCTGGACATAACTTACGAGCTCGGGCGGCACGTCCCCTACAGCTTCCTAATGGCGGACCTGATCGTGGTCTCCCCCGGTGTCCCCATGGACATAAAGCCCCTGGAGATGGCGCGCTCCCAGAAGCGGCGCGTGGTCAGCGAGGTGGAGCTTGCCTCCTGGTTCATCAAGGCCCCCATGGTCGCGATCACCGGGACCAACGGCAAGACCACGACGACGACCTTGACCGGCGAGGTCTTCAAAGCCTGCGGCTTCGAGACCTTCGTTGGCGGCAACATCGGCAACCCGCTGATCGAGCTGGCCGAAAGCGGTCAGCAGGTGGAGCGGGTAGTGGTGGAGCTCTCTTCCTTCCAGCTGGAAGGGGTGGAAAGCTTCCGGCCGGAGGTAGCGGTACTCTTGAACATCACCGAGGACCACCTGGACCGCTACCACAGCTTCCAGGAGTACATCGACGCGAAGCTCCGCATCTTCGAAAATCAGACCTCCGACGACTTCGCCGTGTTGAACATCGACGACCCGCTGGTAGCCGCCTGTGCCTCGAAGCTCAAGGCGCAGTTCTTCCCCATGAGCCGTGAGCACGAGCTGGAGGAGGGGATCAGCTACCGCGACGGTTTCATCACCTTCTCCCACAAGGGGAAAGTGCTCCGCTTCGGCACCGAGGGTTTCAAGCTGAAAGGCGTGCACAACCTGGATAACATCATGGCGAGCCTCGCGGCGACGCTTCTCATGCGCTGCGACGGCGACTGCGCCTACCAGGCGGTGAAGAACTTCAAGGGGCTCCCGCACCGGATGGAACTGGTGGAGGAGATCGACGGCGTCGCCTACTACGAGGACAGCAAGGGGACCAACGTCGGGAGCGTGGTGAAGTCCCTGGAGAGCTTCGAGTCTGGCATCACCCTGATCGCCGGCGGCAAGGACAAGGGAGGCTCCTATGAGCCGCTCGCCCCCCTGGTCGAGAGCCGGGTGAGCCACCTGGTGCTGATCGGCGAGGCGAAGGCCCGCATGAACGAGGCGCTCGGCGCGCTTACCGATACCCATCTCGCCCAGACCCTTGAGGAGGCGGTGGAGATAGCCAGAAGGCTCACCAAGCCGGGCGGCGTTGTCCTCTTCTCGCCGGCCTGTTCCAGCTTCGACATGTTCAAGAACTACGAGGAGCGCGCCGAGCGCTTCAAGGCCGCGGTGCGCGCCGGCAAGAAGGGGGAGGCGTGA
- the ftsW gene encoding putative lipid II flippase FtsW, protein MIVLLMAVILTCFGVVMVYSASSVMAAKKFHDGFFFLKRQSLYALMGFAGMAVAMHVDYHLWKKWAVPLFLGCFFLLLLVFVPGIGGTAKGASRWIRLPFFNFQPSELAKVALIIYMAYSLEKRQDKLKQFLSGFLPYMLILGVFIAVLLAQHDMGAALTMFAVAIVMLFAAGTRVQYILGMGLIALPGIVYLVVTKAYRMRRITAFLDPWQDPTDTGFQIIQSWLALGTGGFFGQGLGEGKQKLFYLPEAHTDFILSVLGEEMGFIGVVVIACMFLVLVQRSIRVAIAAEDSFGRFLAFGIAVLLGLEAFINMAVVTGMLPTKGIALPFLSYGGSSLIISLTAVGVLLNVSTRMRGNPA, encoded by the coding sequence ATGATCGTGCTGCTGATGGCCGTGATCCTCACCTGTTTCGGTGTGGTCATGGTCTATTCGGCGTCCTCCGTGATGGCGGCAAAGAAGTTCCACGACGGTTTCTTCTTCCTGAAGCGCCAGTCCCTCTACGCGCTGATGGGGTTTGCCGGGATGGCGGTGGCGATGCACGTCGACTACCACCTCTGGAAGAAATGGGCCGTTCCGCTTTTTTTAGGCTGTTTCTTCCTGCTGCTTTTAGTGTTCGTTCCCGGCATCGGCGGGACAGCTAAGGGCGCTTCGCGTTGGATCAGGCTCCCCTTCTTCAACTTCCAGCCCTCCGAACTCGCCAAGGTGGCGCTCATCATCTACATGGCCTACTCGCTGGAGAAGCGGCAGGACAAGCTGAAGCAGTTTCTGTCCGGCTTTCTCCCCTACATGCTGATACTAGGTGTCTTCATCGCGGTCCTTTTGGCGCAGCACGACATGGGGGCGGCACTCACCATGTTCGCCGTCGCCATCGTGATGCTCTTCGCCGCCGGCACCCGGGTGCAGTACATCCTGGGGATGGGGCTCATAGCGCTTCCCGGCATCGTCTACCTGGTGGTGACGAAGGCCTACCGCATGCGCCGCATCACCGCCTTCCTCGACCCCTGGCAGGACCCGACCGACACCGGCTTCCAGATCATCCAATCCTGGCTGGCGCTTGGGACTGGCGGCTTCTTCGGCCAGGGGCTGGGCGAAGGGAAGCAGAAGCTCTTCTACCTTCCCGAGGCGCACACCGACTTCATCCTCTCGGTGCTGGGGGAGGAGATGGGGTTCATCGGCGTGGTCGTCATCGCCTGCATGTTCCTGGTGCTGGTGCAACGGAGCATCCGGGTGGCCATCGCGGCCGAGGACAGCTTCGGGCGCTTCCTCGCCTTCGGCATAGCGGTGCTGCTGGGGCTTGAGGCGTTCATCAACATGGCTGTCGTGACCGGGATGCTCCCCACCAAGGGGATAGCGCTTCCCTTCTTGAGCTACGGCGGCTCGTCGCTCATCATCTCGCTGACCGCAGTGGGGGTCCTTCTGAACGTATCGACCAGAATGAGGGGGAACCCGGCATGA
- the murG gene encoding undecaprenyldiphospho-muramoylpentapeptide beta-N-acetylglucosaminyltransferase produces MRLIIAGGGTGGHLFPGIAVADEFLARSPENEVLFVGTERGIEARLLPKLGYKLALISASGMKGMGTVKKIMSAGRLLYGYSQSRKILKEFRPDFVLGVGGYASAPIVLAARGMGIRRFIHEQNALPGLTNKVLGRFVDGVFISMPESESFFPKESTQMTGNPIRKEILWGFQERVRSVGDTFSILVFGGSAGAQRVNSALLEALPHLAGVKGKLRITHQTGEKDAARVRAGYQAQGVQAQVLSFIDDMSAAYGAADLVICRAGATTIAEITACGKGCIFIPFPYAADDHQRRNAESLVHKNAGVMILEEDLTGERLAEKILELMEHPALLADMEKNARALAQLDAAQAIVAAMVTGSRD; encoded by the coding sequence ATGAGGCTCATTATCGCAGGTGGAGGGACCGGGGGGCATCTCTTCCCGGGGATAGCGGTCGCCGACGAATTCCTGGCGCGCAGCCCCGAGAACGAGGTCCTCTTCGTCGGCACCGAGCGCGGCATCGAGGCGCGCCTGCTCCCGAAGCTCGGCTACAAGCTCGCCCTCATCTCGGCAAGCGGCATGAAGGGTATGGGGACGGTGAAGAAGATCATGAGCGCGGGGCGCCTGCTTTACGGCTACTCCCAGTCGCGAAAGATCCTGAAGGAGTTTCGCCCCGACTTCGTGCTGGGGGTCGGCGGCTACGCCTCGGCGCCCATAGTCCTCGCCGCGCGAGGCATGGGGATCAGGCGTTTCATTCATGAACAAAACGCGCTCCCCGGCCTCACCAACAAGGTGCTGGGGCGCTTCGTGGACGGCGTCTTCATCTCCATGCCCGAATCCGAGAGCTTCTTTCCCAAGGAGAGCACCCAGATGACGGGGAACCCCATCCGGAAGGAGATCCTGTGGGGATTTCAGGAGCGGGTGAGAAGCGTCGGCGACACCTTCAGCATCCTCGTCTTCGGGGGGAGCGCCGGCGCCCAGCGGGTCAACAGCGCGCTTCTGGAGGCGCTGCCGCACCTGGCGGGGGTGAAGGGGAAACTCCGGATCACCCATCAGACCGGCGAGAAGGACGCGGCCCGGGTGCGGGCGGGGTACCAGGCCCAGGGGGTCCAGGCCCAGGTGCTCAGCTTCATCGACGACATGTCCGCGGCCTACGGCGCTGCCGACCTGGTGATCTGCAGGGCCGGCGCCACGACCATCGCCGAGATCACCGCCTGCGGTAAGGGGTGCATCTTCATACCGTTCCCTTACGCGGCCGACGACCACCAGAGGAGGAACGCGGAGTCGCTGGTGCACAAAAACGCCGGGGTGATGATCCTGGAAGAGGATCTCACCGGGGAGCGGCTGGCCGAGAAGATCCTCGAACTCATGGAGCATCCGGCCCTGCTTGCCGATATGGAGAAAAACGCCAGGGCTTTGGCCCAGCTAGACGCAGCGCAAGCCATAGTCGCGGCAATGGTGACGGGAAGCAGAGACTAA
- the murC gene encoding UDP-N-acetylmuramate--L-alanine ligase: MYGKIERIHFVGIGGIGMSGIAEVLLNLGYKVSGSDLRGSEITQRLESLGGEIFFGHAAENVANADVVVISSAVHDDNPEVVEAQLRLIPVIPRAEMLAELMRMKYGIAVAGTHGKTTTTSMVATILSKGGIDPTIVIGGRLNSLGTNARLGQGQFLVAEADESDGSFLLLSPTIAVVTNIDADHLDFYSGIEEIKDTFVEFINKIPFYGLAVLCLDNGNVADVLPRVKKRFTSYGLSAQADFRATDVRLSGFSTSFVAHHKGVRLGEITFSMPGAHNVLNALAAIAVAMELDIPFETIQEGFAGFGGVGRRFHLKGEANGIMVVDDYGHHPTEIKATLAAAKSGFAENRLVVVFQPHRYSRTKELFEDFVKAFHDADVLILTDIYPAGEAPIEGVTAEALANRVRRHGQRDVTWISDRDKLCEHLERVLAPGDILLTLGAGNVWQVGETMLQRLKAASES; this comes from the coding sequence GTGTACGGAAAAATAGAGAGAATACATTTCGTCGGCATCGGCGGCATCGGGATGAGCGGGATCGCCGAGGTGCTCCTGAATCTGGGGTACAAGGTTTCCGGCTCCGACCTGCGCGGCTCGGAGATCACCCAAAGGCTCGAAAGCCTCGGAGGGGAGATCTTCTTCGGGCACGCAGCCGAGAACGTGGCCAACGCCGACGTGGTGGTCATCTCCAGCGCCGTCCACGACGACAACCCCGAGGTGGTCGAGGCGCAACTGAGGCTGATCCCGGTGATCCCCAGGGCCGAGATGCTGGCCGAGCTGATGCGCATGAAGTACGGCATCGCGGTGGCGGGGACCCACGGCAAGACCACCACCACGTCCATGGTGGCGACCATCCTCTCCAAGGGGGGGATCGACCCCACCATCGTCATCGGCGGAAGGCTCAACTCGCTTGGGACCAACGCGAGGCTGGGACAGGGGCAGTTCCTGGTGGCAGAGGCGGACGAGTCGGACGGCTCCTTCCTGCTCCTCTCCCCCACCATCGCCGTGGTCACCAACATCGACGCCGACCACCTCGATTTCTACAGCGGCATCGAGGAGATCAAGGACACTTTCGTCGAGTTCATCAACAAGATCCCCTTCTACGGGCTGGCCGTGCTCTGCCTGGACAACGGCAACGTGGCCGACGTCCTGCCGCGGGTGAAGAAGCGCTTCACGAGCTACGGGCTGTCGGCCCAGGCGGACTTCCGGGCCACCGACGTGCGCCTCTCCGGCTTCTCCACGAGCTTCGTGGCGCATCACAAGGGGGTGCGTCTGGGAGAGATCACCTTCTCCATGCCCGGGGCGCACAACGTGCTGAACGCGCTGGCCGCGATCGCCGTGGCGATGGAACTCGACATCCCGTTCGAGACCATCCAGGAAGGGTTCGCCGGGTTCGGCGGGGTGGGGCGCCGCTTCCACCTGAAAGGTGAGGCGAACGGCATAATGGTGGTGGACGACTACGGGCACCACCCGACCGAGATCAAGGCGACCCTGGCCGCGGCCAAGTCCGGCTTTGCTGAAAACCGCCTGGTCGTCGTGTTCCAGCCGCACCGCTATTCGAGGACCAAGGAGCTCTTCGAGGATTTCGTCAAGGCATTCCACGACGCAGACGTCCTGATCCTCACCGACATCTACCCGGCGGGGGAGGCCCCGATCGAGGGAGTGACCGCCGAGGCGCTCGCCAACCGGGTCAGGAGGCACGGCCAGAGGGACGTCACCTGGATCTCCGACCGCGACAAGCTCTGCGAGCACCTGGAGCGCGTGCTTGCTCCCGGCGACATCCTGCTCACCCTCGGGGCCGGCAACGTCTGGCAGGTGGGAGAGACCATGCTGCAGCGGCTCAAAGCCGCGTCGGAGAGCTGA
- the murB gene encoding UDP-N-acetylmuramate dehydrogenase → MIRGQLEQAANGVRGTVKWDEPMWQHTSLKVGGPADLYLEPADLADLQESVERLIAAKIPYLVLGGGYNLLVRDGGIRGCVISLKKLDTLETQPGARLEAGAGVTNSTLCRFAAEHCLGGMEFLCGIPGSFGGALTMNAGAQGGETLQRVETLTTLREGKLLVRKASELEFGYRYLRLLPGEIVLGAKLRLEPAERRVIEERMAANIAKRSGTQRVTYPNAGSFFKNPAGRHAWELIDQAGMRGVTVGGAQVSEAHTNFLVNRGGARAADFTSLAALVKLRVKETSGIELEEEVRLVGEE, encoded by the coding sequence TTGATCCGGGGCCAGCTGGAACAGGCTGCTAATGGTGTGCGCGGCACGGTTAAGTGGGACGAGCCGATGTGGCAGCACACCTCGCTCAAGGTCGGGGGTCCCGCGGACCTCTACCTCGAGCCCGCCGATCTGGCCGACCTCCAGGAGAGCGTGGAGAGGCTCATCGCAGCCAAGATCCCTTACCTGGTGCTGGGCGGGGGGTACAACCTGCTGGTGCGCGACGGCGGCATCAGGGGATGCGTCATCTCCCTGAAGAAGCTCGACACCCTGGAGACGCAGCCGGGCGCGAGACTGGAGGCGGGCGCCGGGGTGACAAATTCCACCCTCTGCCGCTTCGCCGCGGAGCACTGCCTGGGTGGGATGGAGTTTCTCTGCGGCATTCCAGGCAGCTTCGGCGGCGCGCTCACCATGAACGCCGGCGCCCAGGGCGGCGAAACGCTGCAGCGGGTCGAGACGCTGACCACACTGCGTGAGGGAAAACTCCTGGTACGTAAGGCCTCGGAGCTGGAATTCGGCTACCGCTACTTAAGGCTCTTGCCAGGGGAGATCGTCCTGGGGGCGAAGCTCAGGCTCGAGCCTGCCGAGCGCCGGGTCATCGAGGAGCGCATGGCCGCCAACATCGCCAAGAGAAGCGGGACGCAGCGGGTCACCTATCCCAACGCCGGTTCCTTCTTCAAGAATCCTGCGGGGCGGCATGCCTGGGAGTTGATCGACCAGGCGGGGATGCGCGGCGTGACCGTCGGCGGCGCCCAGGTCTCGGAGGCACACACGAACTTCCTGGTCAATCGCGGCGGGGCGCGTGCCGCGGACTTCACTTCCCTGGCGGCGCTGGTGAAGCTGAGGGTGAAGGAGACCAGCGGCATAGAGCTCGAGGAAGAGGTCCGACTGGTGGGCGAAGAGTAG
- a CDS encoding D-alanine--D-alanine ligase yields the protein MTVEELKKKKIAVLMGGLSAEREVSLNSGKAVLASLVRQGFQAVGIDVGRDLPKRLAEEQVEVAFIALHGRFGEDGSVQGLLELMGIPYTGSGVLASALAIDKIASKVIFASAGLKLAPYQVLRRGEELQLANPLPVVVKPSREGSSVGVGIVRDPSRMQAALDEAFRYDSEILIEGFIDGREVQVGILDGKALGAIEIIPKGEFYDYEAKYTDGGAQHILPARLPEAVYAEVLRQGEKAHAALGCDCYSRVDFLVTETGDCFLLEVNTLPGMTDLSLLPEIAGGAGISFGELVLRILQAASLKI from the coding sequence ATGACGGTAGAGGAGCTGAAAAAAAAGAAGATCGCGGTGCTGATGGGTGGACTTTCCGCCGAGCGCGAGGTGTCCCTTAACAGCGGCAAGGCGGTCCTTGCTTCCCTGGTCAGGCAGGGGTTCCAGGCGGTCGGTATCGACGTCGGTCGTGACCTTCCTAAGCGGCTGGCCGAGGAGCAGGTGGAGGTTGCCTTCATCGCGCTGCACGGACGCTTCGGCGAGGACGGCTCCGTACAGGGGCTCCTGGAGCTGATGGGGATCCCCTACACCGGTTCCGGGGTGCTCGCCAGCGCGCTTGCCATCGACAAGATCGCCTCCAAGGTGATCTTTGCCTCCGCCGGGCTGAAGCTCGCCCCCTACCAGGTGCTGCGCCGGGGCGAGGAGCTTCAGCTCGCCAACCCGCTCCCGGTGGTGGTGAAGCCCTCCCGTGAAGGCTCTTCGGTCGGAGTCGGCATCGTGCGCGACCCCTCCCGGATGCAGGCTGCGCTCGACGAGGCGTTCCGCTACGATTCGGAGATCCTCATCGAGGGGTTCATCGACGGCCGCGAGGTGCAGGTCGGCATACTGGACGGCAAGGCGCTCGGCGCCATCGAGATCATCCCCAAGGGGGAGTTCTACGACTACGAGGCCAAGTACACCGACGGCGGCGCGCAGCACATACTCCCGGCGCGCCTCCCCGAGGCGGTGTACGCGGAGGTGCTTCGGCAGGGGGAGAAGGCGCACGCGGCGCTTGGGTGCGACTGCTACAGCAGGGTCGACTTCCTGGTCACCGAGACGGGCGACTGCTTCCTCCTCGAGGTGAACACCCTCCCGGGGATGACGGACTTAAGCCTGCTTCCCGAGATAGCGGGGGGAGCCGGAATTTCCTTCGGCGAGTTGGTGCTGCGCATACTGCAGGCTGCTTCGCTGAAGATCTAG
- a CDS encoding cell division protein FtsQ/DivIB, whose protein sequence is MRDLHAKKQRVPHNRVKKPPKERKPINWAPILKFASRGVGGAALCAGLGFGGWQLYDLVSRMTLLRLEAIEVSPLKRVSREEVVTLAGVRPGDSMLKVDLKTVVARLSKNPWLEQVQVRRFFPHTLSITVSERTPKAVANVGCLYYLDEKGVLFKSLVEGDRLDYPLITGFTEEDLAQDPKGSQDALKNALALIDTLKKGGVFSLDDISEIHYSKGYGFTLFTMQGGVPVKVGNGGFSEKLTRLAGIYKELQPQMQALDYIDLDYADKIIVKKV, encoded by the coding sequence ATGCGCGATCTCCATGCCAAAAAACAGCGGGTGCCCCACAACAGGGTCAAGAAACCGCCCAAGGAACGCAAGCCCATCAACTGGGCGCCGATCCTGAAGTTCGCCTCCAGGGGTGTCGGCGGCGCCGCTCTCTGCGCCGGCCTCGGCTTCGGGGGGTGGCAGCTCTACGACCTCGTGTCGCGGATGACGCTGCTGCGCCTGGAGGCCATAGAGGTCTCCCCCCTGAAACGCGTATCGCGCGAGGAGGTCGTCACCCTGGCAGGGGTCAGGCCCGGCGACTCGATGCTGAAGGTCGACCTGAAGACCGTGGTGGCGAGGCTCTCCAAGAACCCCTGGCTCGAGCAGGTCCAGGTGCGGCGCTTCTTCCCGCACACCCTGTCCATCACTGTTTCGGAAAGGACGCCCAAGGCCGTCGCCAACGTGGGGTGCCTCTACTACCTGGACGAGAAGGGGGTGCTCTTCAAGTCGCTGGTCGAGGGGGACCGTCTGGACTACCCCCTCATCACCGGCTTCACCGAGGAGGATCTGGCGCAGGACCCTAAGGGGTCCCAGGACGCGCTCAAAAACGCCCTGGCCCTGATCGACACCCTCAAAAAGGGTGGCGTCTTCAGCCTGGACGACATCTCGGAGATCCATTACAGCAAGGGGTACGGATTCACCCTGTTCACAATGCAGGGGGGGGTGCCGGTGAAGGTAGGCAACGGCGGGTTCAGCGAGAAGCTGACGCGACTGGCCGGCATCTACAAGGAACTTCAGCCGCAGATGCAGGCGCTCGACTACATAGATCTTGATTACGCTGACAAAATCATAGTTAAAAAAGTGTAG
- the ftsA gene encoding cell division protein FtsA, with translation MSTRRDNLIVGLDIGTTKICAIVGNLTEDGIDIVGIGTSPSKGLRKGVVINIESTVAAIKKAIEEAELMAGCEIKSVYAGIAGGHIKGFNSQGVIAIKNREVSTEDVKRVIEAAKAIAIPMDREVIHILPQEFIIDDQDGIREPLGMSGVRLEAKVHIVTGAVASAQNIVKSCNRAGLEVADIVLEQLSSSEAVLSADEKELGVALVDIGGGTTDIAIFVDGAIKHTSVLSLGGNHLTNDIAVGLRTPMAEAERIKQKYGCCLSSLVGKDETIEVPSVGGRKPRILSRQLLCEILEPRVEEIFTLVNREIVKSGLEDSIASGVVVTGGSTILEGMPELAEQIFNLPVRRGLPQRIGGLTDVVNSPVYATGVGLVVYGSKNVGVHEFPTQQSDETVFRRVSRRMKDWFGEFF, from the coding sequence ATGTCCACAAGAAGGGATAATCTGATCGTAGGCCTCGACATCGGCACTACCAAGATCTGCGCCATAGTGGGGAATCTGACCGAGGACGGCATCGACATCGTCGGCATCGGCACCAGTCCTTCCAAGGGGCTCAGAAAAGGGGTGGTGATCAACATCGAGAGCACCGTCGCCGCCATCAAGAAGGCCATCGAGGAGGCCGAGCTCATGGCCGGCTGCGAGATCAAGTCGGTCTACGCGGGGATCGCCGGCGGCCACATCAAGGGGTTCAACTCCCAGGGCGTCATCGCCATCAAAAACCGCGAGGTCTCTACTGAGGACGTAAAGCGCGTCATCGAGGCCGCGAAGGCGATCGCCATCCCGATGGACCGCGAGGTGATCCACATCCTCCCCCAGGAATTCATCATCGACGACCAGGACGGCATCCGCGAACCGCTGGGGATGAGCGGCGTGCGCCTGGAGGCGAAGGTGCACATCGTCACCGGCGCCGTGGCGAGTGCCCAGAACATCGTCAAGTCCTGCAACAGGGCGGGCCTCGAGGTCGCCGATATCGTCCTTGAGCAGCTCTCCTCCTCCGAGGCGGTGCTCTCCGCGGACGAGAAGGAACTCGGCGTGGCCCTCGTCGACATCGGCGGCGGCACCACGGACATCGCCATCTTCGTCGACGGCGCCATCAAGCACACCTCGGTCCTCTCCCTTGGCGGGAACCACCTGACCAACGACATCGCGGTAGGCCTCAGGACCCCGATGGCCGAGGCCGAGCGGATCAAGCAGAAGTACGGCTGCTGCCTCTCCTCGCTCGTGGGAAAAGACGAGACCATAGAGGTTCCGAGCGTCGGGGGGAGAAAGCCCCGCATCCTGTCCCGGCAGCTCCTCTGCGAGATCCTGGAGCCGCGCGTCGAGGAGATCTTCACCCTGGTGAACCGCGAGATCGTGAAGAGCGGCCTCGAGGACTCCATCGCCTCGGGCGTCGTCGTCACAGGCGGCTCCACTATCCTCGAAGGGATGCCGGAGTTGGCCGAGCAGATCTTCAACCTCCCGGTGCGCCGCGGGCTGCCGCAGCGGATCGGCGGGCTCACCGACGTCGTCAATTCGCCTGTCTACGCGACCGGCGTAGGCCTCGTCGTCTACGGCAGCAAAAACGTCGGCGTGCACGAGTTCCCGACCCAGCAAAGCGACGAGACGGTGTTCCGCAGGGTGAGCCGCAGGATGAAGGATTGGTTTGGAGAATTTTTTTAA